A single genomic interval of Daucus carota subsp. sativus chromosome 1, DH1 v3.0, whole genome shotgun sequence harbors:
- the LOC108225003 gene encoding uncharacterized protein LOC108225003 — protein MEVQISQEEFRMFHSLDRRLYLILVTDLLREPLEAMQVMALWLWLERAGFYNIVKGILDFPVMLINDLVEEAIICLMLIENPVSVLLNSEAAEIPLTQSVIQKNFSLYYLRQNQMAAKAGVEKTRKTICKRAFEDLMQQAMLRNEAQRVAESQQQLLIHQQTILTNSFANNVVVPADERTMFVTFSKGYPVAEWEVRDFFVKIFGHCIESFYMQEVKDAKDQALFARIVFFRADIIHMILNGVAKAKFTINGKHVWMRKFVPKRTRPIVIGAKSISVPKKTLNNDSGEVMIVKEKVDPIVAFSKPPPLPPVIGPLVVLSLLDSYFSRDNDD, from the exons ATGGAAGTGCAGATCTCTCAAGAAGAATTTCGCATGTTTCATTCACTTGATCGGAGGCTGTACTTGATTCTTGTGACAGACTTGTTGCGCGAACCATTGGAAGCAATGCAAGTCATGGccttgtggttgtggttggaacgagctggattctataatatagTAAAAGGGATCCTTGATTTTCCTGTTATGTTAATCAATGATCTTGTGGAAGAGGCTATCATATGCCTCATGTTAATTGAAAATCCTGTTTCTGTATTACTCAATTCAGAAGCTGCTGAGATTCCTCTCACACAAAGTGTGATACAGAAGAATTTTTCGCTTTACTATTTGCGACAAAATCAAATGGCTGCGAAAGCTGGGGTGGAAAAGACCCGGAAGACTATTTGTAAGCGGGCTTTCGAGGATCTGATGCAGCAAGCCATGTTGCGAAATGAGGCTCAGAGGGTGGCCGAGAGCCAGCAGCAGCTTCTTATTCATCAACAGACAATCCTCACTAATAGCTTTGCTAACAATGTGGTGGTTCCGGCTGATGAGCGAACAATGTTTGTTACGTTTTCGAAAGGCTATCCGGTGGCTGAGTGGGAGGTTCGTGATTTTTTTGTGAAGATTTTTGGACACTGCATTGAATCATTTTACATGCAGGAAGTGAAGGATGCGAAGGATCAGGCTTTATTTGCTCGAATCGTGTTCTTTCGAGCTGACATAATTCATATGATACTTAATGGTGTTGCGAAGGCCAAATTTACCATCAACGGAAAACATGTCTGGATGCGCAAGTTTGTCCCAAAGAGAACGAGGCCAATTGTGATCG GGGCGAAGTCGATATCAGTGCCAAAGAAGACACTGAATAATGATTCTGGGGAAGTAATGATAGTAAAGGAGAAGGTTGATCCGATTGTTGCTTTCAGCAAGCCCCCTCCACTCCCACCTGTTATCGGGCCACTGGTTGTTCTTTCATTGCTGGATTCGTACTTTAGCCGCGACAATGATGACTGA